The genomic window atagtattaaatataatatttaaataattttttctgtgTCGGTAAtcgtagaaataataaaatataaaaaataattttaatatttttgttattttgtattttcggaCTTTTTGTCTGACAGTAAAAATGTACTCGGACTTTTTGTCCGGCAATCAAAAAATGAATCCGGACTTTTTGTCCAACTTTTTTCATACTGGACTTTTTGTCCGTGGACTTTTTGTCCCCGGACTTTTTGACCGTTTACCGGGTATATCATAAGTACACTacacgtaggtacctaattagttGAAATAGTTgaatacgtataattatttgttttataaaggGTTTATGAAGACCACTAGTAGACACAAGAGCTTGATACAGTAATACGATTTGAGACGATTGGTAGCAAACACaaaacatttctataaaactaaggtgattaataaatttaaacacgagaagaagacaataataatcgGGTTGGCTGTTcacacaaaatttattttagtaggtaaatGGTAATCTATCAATCAATTCGTAATCGAGTCGAGTAAATtgacagaataaaatattataaatattctctaATAGACTGTGTAGTATAGGATTTGTTTCGGATCGAATAGGTGTactaacacaaaatatttttataacctgTACCTACAGGCTATAGTGCCAACTAAAACTAACTATAACTACTCGTtcgatatattttgatttttaaacatcaaaGTACCTAAGACAATTATTCTTCGCAATATCAAATTagaattataggtattaagtatcgtgtatgtaatatattgtagtcattaaaaaaaaaaaataaaaacctaagaATAACATCaagtataatgataaattgataaatgataataaataatagaattaaaatataattttttttcaaaatcattgtACTTCTTGAAGCTGTGTGCCTGTGTGgctgtgtgtgtatatactatatagtaagtataattaagTACTATTGAAAGAATCTTTCTGcacatgtattattgtaatattatttttattgatacctaatagttaatactaaaataaattgctattagctacctatttgtatttaataaattattttttttattgttaaaaattaaaagtgtacTAAGTactcattgttattatatattaataaaagtacaattacatattatattattatattgggtataggtacaattataaaaaaatatgagtttttattgatttgtattttgttggtTATAGGTACacgaattattttaagttgtaatcatggttaaaacacttaaaacttaaaatacaatttaaccaTGATTGTAACTATATACGTCTCTATtagttacctattaattattatggctATTAGTCTACCGTCTACCATTTAACACGAAACATATTTTAGGGTTAATTATCGTTTCAAGGACtttcaagttttaaatttaaagactaGGTgcttattatactactattatagatattaataatattaaaaatgtatttactacaatacacaaaattaaaaacgattttcgtATAAACAAGTTACAAGTATAATTACAGActatacagttataaattataataaaagtttatattataaggatTCCAAGAGTAGGTaacaaaaacacaatttaatcGTGCAAACGCTCAGCGCCAAATAACTGGCTTCTTAGCAGGGCTCGGTTTTTATAGCATTTGCTAACTTTTATTggatatagataaaaatagcagagtaagttataaatttgttttgtgcACCAGAGactcaaaatatgaaattttattttgctatttttttgcatatttttaagatttttagcTTTTAGtgctattttttaagttttggtGTCATTTTCGGctaattttctatataaatataacttttacatcgtattttcataaataaaaatatccaagATCTGTCCTTGTACTTacgtaataattttaccatttgTAGGAATTTACAATCTATTCCTCAAATATCTAAGTACCTAATTCAACATCAAacgataggtacctattattttttataaactaaacaattaatacatacatagttcatcataaaaaaaaaatagttaggtTAACCTTAAAGGTGGCTAGGTGCTCAGATGGGTATTAGTAAAAAGGTATGTGGTAGTAACatgatttttagttaataaatacattaaaatgtataacttggtattaataataatatctattatattatatctacccaAAGAGACTATAACTTTATACTCATAAGTACctactgttttattataaatggagTAAATCAGTGGTGCACGCGTGGTGCCATGGTGGGACTTTGGGGCTTAAGCCCCACTACCACcgaaaagaattttaattagattaaaataaaaaattaattttaacattaagttTATCATAGGCTATTGCAAACAGTGGCGGATCTaggattttgttatttttcggggggggggggggggcaatatttttataaaaacacttatattatttagtataatggtattttaaaatatattattatatatattatgaccaTGAGGGGAGGCCCCCTCCTTAAATCCGCCACTGATGgcaaatgtaatattacaataatgaatgtttttttccACATTTTAATAGTACGTGATTTCTGATTACTGATAAGGTTTGTGGCAATCGTTTATTtcgttgtaaattattttaagatttaaagaTATTAGCGATGACGTCAGatcgaataataatttgactcGAGTTTATGACCAATGACCATAGGGCATAGGGTATAGAAAAAagattaaacttaatattataaattattatggtttatgaCTGTCGACTGTCTGTGCCCTACTGCCCTGGCCCCTGTGGCATGAAAATCTTGTTAAGGATGTGGACAATTCATTCCGTTGTACGTACGATTTTCCGTTGTGacaattgtttttgaatatatatttaggtgtaaaaaaaactgaGTCAAATGATTTGTTTTACTTGTGTGTAAATAAAGTAGGAAAATGTTTAATCTAGCCCCCAAAAAATATCCATAATatcttaagttataaaaattttttttttaattaaattaatttaaaaaggattttcagattaaaataataagtaggtacatggTGCAAAAACTAAGACCTTGGTCTGTGGTAGAGCACTATAGtactatagcctataggttggtacttaaaaataagacTGATATAGCATATAAATCAttctttatataggtatatagaaaatattgtacatacaatcaaaatatagataaatattaaacgaaatggtagatatatattatattatattaaattttactatataggGAGAAAAATCAGATATGATGGTAAGAGAATAAGAGAATTGTAGaaatgtaaatgaaaaaaaacagtataccgacctacttattttattttttagaaaaaagttattagGAAAATAtgcattcaatatttttatgtggaAATGTACAcgaataaaacattatgtcATAACCTAACCAATTAATAgccattaattaaatataattataaaataaaaaaattataaatactactagtctaaatattaataaaataaccttCATATCtcctattatttaacttaattagttattgataaatgataattctatctacattaatgatttattattgaaatacatacaatatgattatattggtTAGAATATTTATCCTTGAACGTgttatttagattttgtaattttcaaactgaatttattataatgtatacttttcattattaaaaataatttttttttttttttattgttaaatttcaatacatgAGACATGCCAAATATTAACTAAGGCTCCTCTCATTTCCAGAGTACTTACCagttacctaattattaattataacttaaattatttaatattaacatactcattatttatttttatgtagatatattttgcatattgattaatacttagtagataggtaaattataaGGTACCAAACATAAGTAATATGATGAGAAATgatgtttaaaatgaattcaaaGTAGTGTAGGtagtcattttattaatttaatacttatgatattgttataagtGCTTATATAGTACTATCTAaatgaaaaagttttttatagtttaagaaACAATTTAgataacagtatattatattgaagtagatttttaaattcaactactaaatcataattataatttaagatttatagttaattataattaataactaattaatatgttaatttgagttctaaatctatataatatatgtttgatTGATGATTATGTTTGATGAAGTACATAATCAAACCAAGTACAAGGTTTTAAATGTAGATTTTTGTAGTTTGGAcccattttatcaaattttcctagttattatacatgtcattctcatttttaattatattaaacaaattataaattctactatggttttaatatacatgcatTGGTAAGTaacaaaacttaattaatattttgataacaacTATTTAGTTTTCTGACACtagttcaattttaatagatagtgaaaatatattatcgaaactaaaaagtaactattaaaatattaaataggtatattaatatatttttaatagctcagacatttaattcatttaaatttaaatcaacaaactagtttatttatataaatgaatgttTGTGAGTTTTTTGTGCATTCCTAAACCGTTTCGattgtgataatatttagtatagagCAGTGGTTCTCAACCACCGGTCCGCGATAAAAACGGTACCGGtccgtgtaatataatattatattttcagtacAGTAGTTAAACGAACCAAAACCCAGTGGTCCGTAGTCCTACTTAAATCTAGATTTTAGATTCTAGGTGGTCTGCGAAACCAAAAAGATTGAGAACCACTGGTATAGAGAAACAGTTTGTATGTTTCTGGTATTTTTCCCCAATAAATAGCATTCAATCAAAAACTTGTTATTATAGAGTTGGCATTTTTAATGGGCAACATAGTGCATGGGATCAgctagtaatatttaaaaacaaatgtaataactattgcaaatcaattgtttttattatgtgtttaaataataatacaaaaatattttaaactatgtgAAAATTATGACAATCTATTAACaagctataaatttaaattttgtagtaacaaaattaaaaatgattagttGTATtgcagaaatatttttaattaacataagaACATTAATATTCATCATGGAATGGATAATCTTTGAAATGATTATTCctgcaaataaaattaaaaatatattgttaatttaaaacaaattttacattttttaaaaataattattaatttgtaacataCCAATTTAGATGAAGAACTCGGCCATTACAATCAAAAGTATCAATTACATCTATATCACCCTGTTCCAATGCAAAGTCCCATACATCAAAGTTTGATTCAATACGACTCTTAGTCACAGATTTTGGAATGACAATGTTGCCCCTttgtaattgatatttaattaaaatttgagcagaagttttattatatttttttgcaatagCTATAATTTTTGGGTCATCCAATAAAGACGGATCTTCTGGCTTGGCCCAAGGCCTGTCTGGAGATCCCAAAGGACTGTATGcagttatcaatatatttttttgttcacaaaattcttttaatttcttttgatTCAAGTAAGGATGACATTCAATCTAAATATAAACAGAGATAAAGTATTTTTGttgcatatttaattttatacataattaatattaaatttttacttgatTAACAACTGGCTTAATGGTAGCTACATTTAGGATATCCTCTATTTGTTTCTTACTAAAGTTTGATACACCAATTGACTTGACAAGACCTTTTTGAACCAATTTTTCCATTGCTTTCCATGTTTCAACATAAGAACCATTTCCTTCAAGTGTAACTCCATTAGCGTCTTTTGGGAACCATTCATCTTCCAACTTGCCTtcctaatattatagaaaattaattattatagatacttagtggtcattagatatttttttcaaattttaaacatacctTAAAAGCCATAGGCCAGTGTATTAAGTATAGAtccaaatattcaattttcaaatcagataatgttttttttattactgtttCAACATAATCAGGTTGATGAAAAGTATTCCATAGCTAAAAATGTAgtgtttatagttattttaattcatacaaattaataaatattcttacttTACTAGTAATGAATAAATCTTCACGTTTAACAACACCTtcatcaattttttgtttaatagctGTCCCtacttcattttcattttcataaacCATAGCACAATCAATATGCCTGTATCCTATATCTATAGCAGCTTTGACTGCTTCTACAACTTCACCAGGCTTTGactataaacacaaaatacagttaattatatacatagtatattttatacatttagaaatcattaagtgttttattatttaatttatttaaaaattaggttatctaattttattattgtatttcaataCTATAGCTCGACAAGCATAGATTAAGTAAACTTAACCAATGATATAAGCTACCTATATCAGACTATATAAAAAGGtttgattttatgttaaaatatatttttagtacctaaatattatataagctttTGTTCAGACTTCTTCGGGGtcatataaactaaatatatgaaCGTGAAACTggaaaaaattagttaaggGTAAGTAGTATGACCCTCAAATTTTGAAAGAAAATAtcattacctaattatttgagaataaaaaaattgaataagtgTTTCGTCAAACTGTACTAGAGATGTTTGAGTACGATAGGCATAACTCTTGGATGCACCAATGCatacatactttatttaataaaatgttaataaaaatagttaaataattaagaatatgtACATTCAGTAGGTATTCATAATTAGCaataatatgcttatataagtaaatggtatcataataacatacaaGAAATTACTTAAAGTAATTTAGgagttttaatgtttaatttaaatgctaGTTGtgctacaatttaaaaaataatatctatatagctTTTGTGACGTAAAAATAGGGTTCATAA from Aphis gossypii isolate Hap1 chromosome 1, ASM2018417v2, whole genome shotgun sequence includes these protein-coding regions:
- the LOC114124075 gene encoding aldo-keto reductase family 1 member B1-like, which gives rise to MASKNQFITFNNGQKYPILGFGTWKSKPGEVVEAVKAAIDIGYRHIDCAMVYENENEVGTAIKQKIDEGVVKREDLFITSKLWNTFHQPDYVETVIKKTLSDLKIEYLDLYLIHWPMAFKEGKLEDEWFPKDANGVTLEGNGSYVETWKAMEKLVQKGLVKSIGVSNFSKKQIEDILNVATIKPVVNQIECHPYLNQKKLKEFCEQKNILITAYSPLGSPDRPWAKPEDPSLLDDPKIIAIAKKYNKTSAQILIKYQLQRGNIVIPKSVTKSRIESNFDVWDFALEQGDIDVIDTFDCNGRVLHLNWNNHFKDYPFHDEY